Proteins from a single region of Parambassis ranga chromosome 16, fParRan2.1, whole genome shotgun sequence:
- the ntd5 gene encoding beta-2-glycoprotein 1-like: MDCALLLLSLWALTGTVSLQASGSCPERLLGEERRRTCPRPCKADRDCGNKRQCLCDGQCGLSCVAPGRTCPWPLPPSENSDARLLSPTHSFSALLEVRCKPGFTLPNGLDATIRRCQGDRQWSGDEPICTETQSPEPAAVQTCPLPQEVINTFSIQGDAAVGTSIRYSCLSGADIVGSSENFCKENQTWQYPHPICKEVYCQPPKEVEQGYVVAVQKTEYEVDFDIHYLCKKNFLLDGPQKITCLSNGSWSALPPYCRARCLIPAERSRVVIGGGKRWPFDVTDAMVPHGENVTFFCKHPRKQCSFTAAQMCFDGKLQPPACYLEPTWLQFKLFPHRLVSEIEACEPGDVE, encoded by the exons ATGGACtgtgcactgctgctgctgtccctctGGGCTCTGACTGGAACCGTGTCCCTGCAGGCTTCAG GGTCGTGTCCAGAGAGGCTCCTGGGAGAAGAGCGGAGGAGGACATGCCCTCGGCcctgcaaagctgacagagactGTGGCAACAAacgtcagtgtctgtgtgacgGCCAGTGTGGTCTCAGCTGTGTGGCTCCAG GTCGTACTTGTCCCTGGCCTCTACCCCCCAGTGAAAACTCCGACGCTCGCCTCCTCTCCCCGACTCACTCCTTTTCTGCCTTACTCGAAGTGCGCTGCAAGCCAGGATTCACATTGCCCAATGGCCTGGATGCCACCATTCGTCGTTGTCAGGGTGACCGACAGTGGAGTGGAGACGAACCTATCTGCACAG AAACTCAGTCACCTGAACCTGCAGCTGTCCAGACCTGCCCTCTGCCTCAGGAAGTCATCAACACTTTCAGCATCCAGGGTGACGCTGCTGTAGGGACGTCCATCCGCTACAGCTGCCTGTCTGG GGCAGATATAGTGGGGAGCAGTGAAAATTTCTGTAAGGAGAATCAGACCTGGCAGTATCCTCACCCCATCTGTAAAG AGGTGTACTGCCAGCCTcccaaagaggtggagcagggtTACGTGGTGGCAGTGCAGAAGACTGAATATGAAGTTGACTTTGACATCCACTACCTGTGCAAAAAGAACTTCCTGCTGGATGGACCCCAGAAGATCACCTGTCTGTCTAATGGCAGCTGGAGTGCATTGCCACCATACTGCAGAG CTCGCTGTCTCATCCCTGCTGAACGGAGCCGTGTGGTGATTGGTGGAGGGAAGCGTTGGCCATTTGATGTTACTGATGCCATGGTTCCTCACGGGGAGAATGTGACGTTCTTCTGCAAACATCCTCGTAAGCAGTGCAGCTTCACTGCAGCCCAGATGTGCTTTGATGGGAAGCTGCAGCCACCAGCCTGCTACCTTG aGCCCACATGGCTGCAGTTTAAACTCTTCCCTCACCGGCTCGTGTCTGAAATCGAAGCGTGTGAGCCCGGGGATGTGGAGTGA